In Pseudobythopirellula maris, a single window of DNA contains:
- a CDS encoding DUF1559 family PulG-like putative transporter — protein MIYRYPFSFLHKGQANCSVAALAIFALILSVSGCGGYSQADVKQLAIRRPPDPYDEPRKNDAAQPAGAPKTIAAPPSSANPAVAASAQEATAAQEGARPDLGGLSDTQPPPATPLTPAEQATRSAENLERIAAALVAFREEKRHFPRYAVRDKTGVSLLSWRIELLPYLGHQQLYDQFDLSQPWYAPVNKRLLKHIPAVYQSPAHFDEQTCYRIPIGNRTIYQKRRSVPPGLVEDGMSNTVMLVETDDAVPWTAPTEYEFDGDHPAKGLGSLRAGEIYVAWANGMVGSVPVDAPEDSLRAMYTPDGGERFSSAAINKPIDPSRFAEATLAVEQPGAANGSGVAASTLSVSRGRVAPDASKLASDYQRVAALALAEGDHADAWRWLYGAASLGAMPPQQFQWYPALRRPAFGIHYAIAVVDPEAASRSGASRADVLPDTAQSVTQLVAMTQPFGGPLLLPLEGPATESSIARLLPAPPAALPTRRGLETGPRVRGTFLVGRSVTELRRAANEHSCDVLLVLDVNRPGRNNRSDNRETRFSFFAYDLAQSKPLLRSPRFSFESATLTADELVRDDDYQDFLWKWRDLLEDGLTSHDWPVALSDTIAAKRVAALGESDDPFPPRVLAEMTYYRNRGMVDNQQLLVAMRKAITEPAAMALLLGSAKKKERALREWLPVGDPEQILERAARVATTRRSDD, from the coding sequence ATGATCTACCGCTACCCATTCTCCTTCCTACACAAGGGCCAGGCGAACTGCTCCGTGGCCGCCTTGGCGATCTTCGCTCTCATTCTCAGTGTTTCCGGCTGCGGCGGTTACAGCCAGGCGGACGTGAAGCAGCTGGCGATCCGACGACCGCCTGACCCCTACGACGAGCCCAGGAAGAACGACGCCGCACAACCGGCTGGAGCGCCCAAAACCATTGCAGCGCCGCCGTCGTCCGCAAATCCCGCGGTGGCCGCGTCCGCGCAAGAGGCCACTGCCGCGCAGGAGGGCGCCCGGCCCGATCTCGGCGGCCTGAGCGACACGCAACCCCCGCCCGCCACGCCCCTCACGCCTGCCGAGCAGGCGACGCGTTCCGCGGAGAACCTCGAGCGTATCGCTGCGGCGTTGGTGGCGTTCCGCGAAGAGAAAAGACACTTCCCCCGGTACGCCGTGCGAGACAAAACGGGCGTCTCGCTGCTGAGCTGGCGTATCGAGCTGCTGCCCTACCTGGGGCACCAACAGCTCTACGATCAATTTGACCTGAGCCAGCCGTGGTACGCGCCGGTGAACAAGCGGCTGCTGAAACACATCCCAGCTGTGTACCAATCGCCGGCCCACTTCGACGAGCAAACGTGCTACCGAATCCCGATAGGGAATCGAACGATCTACCAGAAAAGACGGAGCGTCCCCCCGGGTCTCGTGGAAGACGGCATGAGCAACACGGTGATGCTCGTCGAGACCGACGACGCCGTCCCCTGGACCGCGCCAACCGAGTACGAGTTCGACGGCGATCACCCCGCCAAGGGGCTTGGCTCGCTTCGCGCGGGCGAGATTTACGTGGCATGGGCCAACGGCATGGTTGGCAGCGTGCCGGTCGATGCGCCCGAGGATTCTTTACGGGCCATGTACACCCCCGACGGCGGAGAGCGGTTCAGCTCGGCGGCGATCAACAAGCCGATCGACCCCAGCCGATTCGCCGAGGCCACGCTGGCGGTCGAGCAGCCGGGCGCCGCGAACGGGAGCGGGGTTGCCGCCTCAACCCTGAGCGTTTCTCGCGGCCGGGTGGCGCCCGACGCGTCCAAGCTTGCGTCGGACTACCAGCGGGTCGCGGCCCTCGCTTTGGCCGAGGGCGACCACGCCGACGCGTGGCGATGGCTCTACGGCGCCGCGTCGCTCGGGGCCATGCCGCCGCAGCAGTTCCAGTGGTACCCCGCCTTGCGTCGGCCCGCCTTCGGCATTCATTACGCCATCGCGGTGGTCGATCCCGAGGCCGCCAGTCGCAGCGGCGCGAGCCGGGCGGACGTGCTGCCGGACACGGCGCAATCAGTAACCCAATTGGTCGCGATGACCCAGCCGTTCGGCGGGCCGCTGCTGCTGCCGCTCGAGGGTCCGGCCACGGAGTCGTCGATCGCGCGGCTCTTGCCCGCCCCGCCGGCGGCCCTCCCCACAAGGCGGGGCTTAGAAACGGGGCCGCGTGTGCGGGGCACTTTCCTCGTGGGCCGTTCCGTCACGGAGCTGCGCCGCGCGGCCAACGAACACAGCTGCGACGTGCTGCTGGTGCTCGACGTCAACCGCCCCGGTCGCAACAACCGCTCGGACAACCGCGAAACGAGGTTCAGCTTCTTCGCTTACGATCTGGCCCAAAGCAAGCCGCTGCTGCGTTCGCCGAGGTTCTCGTTTGAATCCGCGACGCTGACCGCCGACGAGTTGGTTCGCGACGATGATTATCAAGACTTCCTGTGGAAATGGCGCGACCTGCTCGAAGACGGGCTCACGAGCCACGACTGGCCGGTCGCGCTGAGCGACACGATCGCGGCGAAGCGCGTCGCGGCGCTCGGCGAGTCGGACGACCCGTTCCCGCCGCGTGTGCTGGCCGAGATGACCTACTACCGCAACCGCGGCATGGTCGACAACCAGCAGCTGCTAGTTGCGATGCGCAAGGCGATCACCGAACCCGCGGCGATGGCGCTGCTGCTCGGATCGGCCAAGAAGAAAGAGCGGGCGTTGCGAGAATGGTTGCCGGTCGGCGACCCCGAGCAAATCCTCGAGCGCGCCGCACGCGTGGCCACGACCCGCCGCAGCGACGACTGA
- a CDS encoding DUF1573 domain-containing protein, with amino-acid sequence MICLRAAGAIWRRPLSGVYLSVLLGATHTVKTRPRKRQRLVVVFLATFVTVAAPSNAAPEKASGHTSRELGPRAVFDSTRYDFGVAPPKEPQEHTFLVRNEGDAPLTVKQVATSCKCVVTEMPEGPIVPGQSARITAGWFGRVDTPDYSQTITLKTNDPRQEIVELRVVGTIAFPVTFRPNLLSLRDVLKGQPYETSAEVVSTTWEHFEIKDIDAETHGYTHRLEPLDADELRRAGAKSGYRLHLTMGEGRPVGEFQESIKMSVHPPNDSAAATGTENEAENEAEAEAEPFDIYLPIFGKVSGRISVIGKDVQNDGTVRAFADRKPGARTTRLMVKVRDPKKGLGLVGFESAHPGLTARLEPLGNGLDAKGLHYLYLDVEGLKFKQSRMGDRAIALRLEFEHPRIERLELKVEVVLEDSVISGQGLPGRRHTARRGG; translated from the coding sequence ATGATTTGTCTACGAGCGGCCGGCGCCATCTGGCGCCGGCCGCTTTCTGGCGTTTACCTCTCTGTCTTGCTGGGAGCTACCCACACTGTGAAGACACGACCTCGGAAGCGACAACGGCTGGTTGTCGTATTTTTAGCCACGTTCGTGACTGTGGCAGCGCCGAGCAATGCGGCGCCCGAAAAGGCATCCGGACATACCTCGCGTGAATTGGGCCCGCGCGCCGTCTTCGACAGCACCCGATACGACTTTGGCGTGGCGCCCCCCAAGGAGCCGCAGGAACACACCTTCCTAGTCCGCAACGAGGGCGACGCCCCGCTCACCGTCAAGCAGGTGGCCACCAGTTGCAAATGCGTGGTCACCGAGATGCCCGAGGGACCGATCGTCCCCGGCCAGAGCGCCCGCATCACCGCCGGCTGGTTCGGGCGGGTCGACACGCCCGACTACAGCCAGACGATCACGCTGAAGACCAACGACCCGCGGCAGGAGATCGTCGAGCTGCGTGTGGTCGGCACGATCGCCTTTCCGGTCACCTTCCGCCCGAACCTCCTCTCGCTGCGCGACGTGCTGAAGGGCCAGCCCTACGAGACAAGCGCCGAAGTGGTTTCGACCACTTGGGAGCACTTCGAGATCAAGGACATTGACGCCGAGACCCACGGCTACACCCACCGCCTCGAGCCGCTCGACGCCGACGAGCTGCGTCGGGCCGGCGCCAAGAGCGGCTACCGCCTTCACCTCACGATGGGCGAGGGCCGCCCGGTCGGTGAGTTCCAGGAGTCGATCAAGATGAGCGTGCACCCGCCGAACGACTCCGCTGCCGCCACCGGAACCGAGAACGAAGCCGAGAACGAAGCCGAGGCCGAGGCCGAGCCGTTCGACATCTACCTGCCGATCTTCGGCAAGGTGTCGGGACGGATCAGCGTGATCGGCAAAGACGTTCAGAACGACGGAACGGTGCGGGCGTTCGCCGATCGCAAACCCGGCGCGCGGACCACCCGGTTGATGGTAAAGGTGCGTGACCCAAAGAAGGGGCTCGGCTTGGTCGGTTTCGAATCGGCCCATCCCGGTCTGACCGCACGGCTCGAGCCGCTCGGCAACGGGCTCGACGCGAAGGGGTTGCACTACCTTTATCTCGATGTCGAGGGCCTGAAGTTCAAGCAATCGCGCATGGGCGACCGCGCCATCGCTCTCCGTCTGGAATTCGAACACCCGCGGATCGAACGGCTGGAACTCAAGGTCGAGGTCGTGCTGGAAGACAGCGTGATCTCCGGCCAAGGTCTCCCGGGCCGTCGCCACACCGCTCGGCGGGGAGGTTGA
- a CDS encoding Gfo/Idh/MocA family protein, giving the protein MASINVGLVGYKFMGKAHSNAYMTAPKFFDMPAPPVMKAVCGRDAAAVKEFADTFGWESTETDWRQLIARNDIDMIDVGSPGDTHAAIAIAAAEAGKHVFCEKPLANSLADAKEMLAAVRKAGVRHMVNFNYRRCPAVSLAKQMIEAGEIGEVRQFRAVYLQDWLVDPLFPMNWRMRKEIAGSGAHGDLNAHLIDLARFLVGEVTDVVGMMKTFITERPEEGASTGLSATAGEGMGQVTVDDSALFLARFAGGALGSFEATRLAPGRKNYNRFEISGSKGSLVWMFEDMNELQYYSCDDADGRQGFRKILATEGSHPYVAAWWPPGHILGYEHSFVHAIHDFCQAVSSGDDCRPDFRDGAQCVAVLDAVEKSVETKAWQSVETVE; this is encoded by the coding sequence ATGGCATCGATCAACGTCGGTCTCGTCGGCTACAAGTTCATGGGCAAGGCGCACTCGAACGCCTACATGACGGCCCCCAAATTCTTCGACATGCCCGCCCCGCCGGTCATGAAGGCCGTGTGCGGCCGCGACGCGGCGGCGGTCAAGGAATTCGCCGACACGTTCGGCTGGGAGTCGACCGAGACCGACTGGCGCCAGCTCATCGCCCGCAACGACATCGACATGATCGACGTCGGCTCGCCGGGCGACACGCACGCGGCGATCGCCATCGCGGCGGCCGAGGCGGGCAAGCATGTTTTCTGTGAGAAGCCGCTCGCCAACTCGCTCGCCGACGCCAAAGAGATGCTCGCCGCGGTCCGCAAGGCGGGCGTGCGGCACATGGTGAACTTCAACTACCGCCGTTGCCCGGCCGTCTCCCTCGCCAAGCAGATGATCGAGGCGGGCGAGATCGGCGAGGTCCGCCAGTTCCGCGCGGTCTACTTGCAGGATTGGCTCGTCGATCCCCTGTTCCCGATGAACTGGCGGATGCGTAAGGAGATCGCCGGCTCCGGCGCTCACGGCGACCTGAACGCCCACCTCATCGACTTGGCTCGGTTCCTGGTCGGCGAGGTGACCGATGTGGTCGGCATGATGAAAACGTTCATCACCGAGCGGCCCGAAGAGGGCGCCTCGACCGGCTTGTCGGCCACCGCCGGCGAGGGCATGGGTCAGGTCACGGTGGACGACTCCGCGTTGTTCCTCGCCCGCTTCGCCGGCGGAGCGCTCGGCTCGTTCGAAGCGACACGGCTGGCCCCCGGGCGCAAGAACTACAACCGCTTCGAGATCAGCGGCTCGAAGGGTTCGCTCGTTTGGATGTTCGAGGACATGAACGAGTTGCAGTACTACTCGTGCGATGACGCCGACGGCCGGCAAGGCTTTCGCAAAATCTTGGCGACCGAGGGATCGCACCCCTACGTGGCCGCCTGGTGGCCGCCGGGGCACATCCTCGGCTACGAGCACAGCTTCGTGCACGCGATCCACGACTTCTGCCAGGCCGTGTCCAGCGGCGACGACTGCCGCCCCGACTTCCGCGACGGCGCGCAGTGCGTGGCGGTGCTCGACGCGGTCGAGAAATCGGTGGAAACCAAGGCTTGGCAGAGTGTCGAAACAGTGGAATGA
- a CDS encoding double zinc ribbon domain-containing protein produces the protein MEHTSRKETDRRPGDGEPRPHFRLIGGEGPTEAAAADLFCASCGKQGSSKSRFCGGCGSLLWEPCLACGEVNAVGFAYCGSCGGDLKATLDEATASLSHTVEQAKSLFGEGRVQSAVETLDAVRTPEHTALRTLVSTARRLRDEFLEMKERAATDSLEIGATAQALIDESDFGGAIETISKIPAGLRDSKLTDLHNRATSSLADAKKLRAEIKQRIADKEYDGLLPVVLRLKTLAPADAQVAKLYSQLEAREKQASGKRGKVLIGHALKALAVNDYPTAGKLLEQAPAEPNDPEVARAAAEVRETVWLARQLALAPHADANAAALAQKFAKRQPRDERLQKTVVDFVARARRKPTVETTGPTPWAKPPAVAAIGESIDLLPFTVGLALAAEGTGAAPAQLTPSYGLALQALGRAELVVDLSPKPSGGWAKKLALGLGRKGAAAGWGVDAGARVLKAVKLVASEEGQGPPKIEAIYTADIADTPEGHADAVGALLAEHEFRGLPVAINIPAIQTLGRFFSVPVPDSKQAKFDEVVRYEARARIPLETEKSVQGYYSVDEKGEDPGLACPQRRVALMAAKLEDAQLRVAPWRTAGASRVTVASEALALVNAEACRRGGVFEPGEAILDVGHKSSIVAAYGVSGPWFRSFYGGVEDFNREIAKAKQITLAEADALRREIHKAPLSHEIDALLVGAYEAFAGRLVRVLNTHHSECGAPITKLLLCGGGAESYGLVRYLRNAK, from the coding sequence GTGGAGCACACCAGCAGAAAAGAAACCGACCGGCGGCCCGGCGACGGCGAGCCGCGCCCACACTTCCGACTGATCGGCGGCGAGGGGCCCACCGAAGCGGCCGCGGCCGACCTGTTCTGCGCGTCCTGCGGCAAGCAGGGGTCGTCGAAGTCACGTTTCTGCGGCGGCTGCGGCTCGCTCCTGTGGGAGCCTTGCCTCGCCTGCGGCGAGGTCAACGCGGTGGGCTTCGCCTACTGCGGCTCTTGCGGCGGCGACCTGAAAGCGACGCTCGACGAGGCCACGGCCTCGCTCAGCCACACGGTCGAGCAGGCTAAATCGCTCTTCGGCGAAGGGCGAGTGCAGTCGGCCGTCGAAACGCTCGACGCGGTGCGCACGCCCGAGCACACGGCGCTGCGCACGCTGGTGAGCACCGCCCGCCGGCTGCGTGACGAGTTCCTCGAGATGAAGGAGCGGGCGGCGACCGACTCGTTAGAGATCGGCGCCACGGCCCAGGCGTTGATCGACGAGAGCGATTTCGGCGGCGCGATCGAGACGATCAGCAAGATCCCGGCAGGCTTGCGCGACTCGAAGCTGACGGACCTGCACAACCGTGCGACGAGCAGCCTGGCCGACGCGAAGAAACTGCGTGCCGAGATCAAACAGCGGATCGCCGACAAGGAGTACGACGGCCTGCTGCCGGTCGTGCTGCGTCTGAAGACCCTCGCGCCGGCCGACGCGCAGGTCGCCAAGCTGTACTCTCAGCTCGAAGCGCGTGAGAAGCAGGCGAGCGGCAAGCGTGGCAAGGTGCTCATTGGCCACGCTCTCAAGGCGCTCGCGGTCAATGATTATCCCACCGCAGGCAAGCTGCTAGAGCAGGCGCCCGCCGAACCCAACGACCCTGAGGTGGCGCGTGCGGCGGCGGAGGTGCGCGAGACGGTTTGGCTCGCCCGGCAGCTGGCCTTGGCGCCGCACGCCGACGCGAACGCCGCCGCTCTGGCCCAGAAATTCGCCAAGCGCCAGCCACGCGACGAGCGGCTGCAGAAAACCGTCGTCGACTTCGTCGCCCGGGCGCGACGGAAGCCGACCGTCGAGACAACCGGCCCCACGCCTTGGGCGAAGCCTCCGGCGGTCGCGGCGATCGGTGAGTCGATTGATCTCCTCCCCTTCACCGTGGGGCTGGCCCTGGCGGCCGAGGGAACCGGAGCAGCGCCCGCCCAACTCACCCCCTCCTACGGCCTGGCGCTGCAGGCTCTCGGCCGGGCCGAGTTGGTCGTCGACCTTTCGCCCAAGCCCTCGGGCGGTTGGGCGAAGAAGCTGGCGCTCGGGCTGGGACGCAAGGGAGCCGCCGCGGGGTGGGGCGTCGACGCGGGCGCTCGCGTGCTCAAGGCGGTGAAACTCGTCGCGTCGGAGGAGGGGCAAGGCCCGCCGAAGATCGAGGCCATCTACACGGCCGACATCGCCGACACCCCCGAGGGTCACGCCGACGCCGTCGGGGCGTTGCTCGCCGAGCACGAGTTCCGAGGCCTGCCGGTGGCGATCAACATCCCCGCGATCCAGACCTTGGGCCGCTTCTTCAGCGTCCCCGTGCCGGACAGCAAACAAGCGAAGTTCGACGAGGTGGTTCGCTACGAGGCCCGGGCGCGGATCCCGCTCGAGACCGAAAAGTCGGTCCAGGGCTATTACAGCGTCGACGAGAAAGGGGAAGACCCGGGCCTGGCCTGCCCCCAGCGCCGCGTGGCGCTCATGGCGGCGAAGCTCGAAGACGCCCAGCTGCGCGTCGCGCCGTGGCGGACCGCGGGGGCCTCGCGAGTGACCGTCGCCAGCGAGGCCCTCGCCCTCGTCAACGCCGAAGCCTGCCGCCGCGGCGGCGTGTTCGAGCCGGGCGAGGCGATCCTCGATGTCGGCCACAAGTCGTCGATCGTGGCTGCCTACGGAGTCTCCGGGCCTTGGTTCCGCAGCTTCTACGGCGGCGTGGAAGATTTCAATCGGGAGATCGCCAAGGCGAAACAAATCACGCTCGCTGAGGCAGACGCTCTCCGGCGAGAAATCCACAAGGCGCCCCTGTCGCACGAGATCGACGCCCTGCTAGTCGGCGCCTACGAGGCGTTCGCCGGCCGGCTCGTGCGGGTGCTCAATACGCACCACAGCGAGTGCGGCGCGCCGATCACGAAACTCCTGCTATGCGGCGGCGGAGCCGAATCGTACGGGCTCGTGCGCTACCTGAGGAACGCGAAATGA
- a CDS encoding type II secretion system protein: MVKGTNRRTMRGTNQERTSGFTLVELLVVIAIIGILVALLLPAAAKAREAARRAQCQNNLRQFGTGFLLFADRDAQGRLCSGASDYRRDGCMDTWGWVADLVNIGAARPSEMLCPTSPLRGSEKLNDLLGGIDTSDAKGGADAERLADGVCGSPTFAGVSGGSGSTFGGTEEATQERANLVARAFIAKGYNTNYAASWFFVRSAPKFDPASPDPTDPVTLTGTDLKGLGGSAGPLRIRILESSPIITSRVSLLGCAAPGDIDEAIAARDIEYGPSDPFAQGTEDSASYIQAGDLLAEAFNDGPAYFDPSDNSVRLIGEGISLKSQAAVESGDSGRINTVPLGETASAPNDVYMQDTRDWYAWHNGLVNVLFADASVKQFNDVNSDGFLNPGFPVPKGLTDTVYQGIGYRSDDVELPQTEIFNGVFLTGNTKRGAFED; this comes from the coding sequence ATGGTTAAAGGAACGAACCGCCGCACGATGCGCGGCACGAACCAAGAGCGGACGAGCGGCTTCACGCTGGTCGAGCTGCTCGTTGTGATCGCCATCATCGGCATCTTGGTGGCCCTGCTGCTGCCGGCCGCCGCCAAGGCCCGCGAGGCCGCCCGCCGCGCCCAGTGCCAGAACAACCTGCGTCAGTTCGGCACGGGCTTCCTGCTGTTCGCCGATCGCGACGCCCAAGGCCGCCTCTGCTCGGGCGCCAGCGACTACCGTCGCGACGGCTGCATGGACACCTGGGGCTGGGTCGCCGATCTGGTGAACATCGGCGCCGCCCGTCCGTCCGAGATGCTCTGCCCCACCAGCCCGTTGCGCGGGTCGGAGAAACTCAACGACCTACTAGGAGGTATCGATACGTCGGACGCTAAGGGTGGCGCAGATGCAGAGCGTCTCGCCGACGGCGTCTGCGGCTCGCCCACCTTCGCGGGCGTGTCGGGCGGATCCGGCTCGACGTTCGGCGGCACCGAAGAGGCCACCCAAGAGCGCGCCAACTTGGTGGCTCGGGCTTTCATCGCCAAGGGTTACAACACGAATTACGCCGCGAGCTGGTTCTTTGTCCGCAGCGCGCCGAAGTTCGACCCCGCCTCGCCCGACCCCACGGACCCGGTCACCCTGACCGGCACCGACCTGAAGGGGCTCGGCGGCTCGGCGGGCCCGCTCCGGATCCGCATCCTGGAGAGCTCGCCGATCATCACGTCGCGTGTTTCTCTGCTCGGTTGCGCCGCCCCCGGCGACATCGACGAGGCGATTGCCGCTCGCGATATTGAGTACGGCCCGTCGGACCCGTTCGCCCAGGGCACGGAAGACTCGGCCTCTTACATCCAAGCGGGCGATTTACTCGCCGAGGCCTTCAACGACGGCCCCGCTTACTTCGATCCGTCGGACAACTCGGTTCGCTTGATCGGCGAGGGCATCAGCCTCAAGTCGCAGGCCGCTGTCGAGTCGGGCGACTCTGGCAGGATCAACACGGTCCCGCTCGGCGAGACCGCGTCGGCCCCCAACGACGTCTACATGCAGGACACGCGCGATTGGTACGCCTGGCACAACGGCTTGGTCAACGTGCTGTTTGCCGACGCTTCGGTCAAGCAATTCAATGACGTCAATAGCGACGGGTTCTTGAACCCCGGTTTCCCGGTGCCCAAGGGGCTTACCGACACGGTTTACCAGGGAATCGGCTACCGCAGCGACGACGTGGAGCTGCCGCAGACCGAAATTTTCAACGGCGTTTTTCTCACCGGCAACACAAAGCGTGGTGCTTTCGAGGACTGA
- a CDS encoding family 43 glycosylhydrolase, translating into MRRLLRSLLLATLTLLPGVLVAEEALVAGKPLYRDPVYDGAADPVVIWNAERKAWWMFYTNRRANAEGLPGVSWVHGTPIGIAESTNGGATWAYFGDAQFSGIDSVLGAGDGSIDKPTYWAPEVIEAEGAYHMFLTVVPGVFKDWGHPRSIVHLTSDDLLHWRAESELKLVSDKVIDACVAPLPDGGYRLWYNNERDRKSIYYADSDDLLTWSDRGQAVGDQSGEAPKVFRWGDRYWMVTDVWDGLGVYRSDDMESWERQKENLLREPGSGADDRVKGGHPDVVVSGDRAYLFYFTHPGRRGPDAGADQTEQRRSSIQVAELRLENGWLACDRDAPTRIDLRVE; encoded by the coding sequence ATGCGCCGACTCCTCCGATCGTTGCTTCTCGCCACCCTGACATTGTTGCCGGGCGTCCTGGTCGCTGAGGAAGCTCTGGTCGCCGGCAAGCCGCTCTACCGCGACCCGGTCTACGACGGCGCCGCCGACCCGGTGGTCATTTGGAACGCCGAGCGCAAGGCGTGGTGGATGTTCTACACCAACCGCCGGGCGAACGCCGAAGGGCTGCCGGGCGTGTCGTGGGTGCACGGCACGCCGATCGGCATCGCCGAATCGACCAACGGCGGCGCCACCTGGGCGTACTTCGGCGACGCTCAGTTCTCGGGAATCGACAGCGTGCTTGGCGCGGGCGACGGGTCGATCGACAAACCGACCTACTGGGCGCCCGAGGTGATAGAAGCCGAGGGGGCGTACCACATGTTCCTCACCGTCGTGCCGGGCGTGTTCAAGGACTGGGGCCACCCGCGGTCGATCGTCCACCTCACGAGCGACGACCTGCTCCACTGGCGCGCCGAGAGTGAGTTGAAACTCGTCAGCGACAAGGTGATCGACGCCTGCGTCGCCCCGCTGCCCGATGGCGGCTACCGGCTTTGGTACAACAACGAGCGCGATCGCAAGTCGATCTACTACGCCGACAGCGACGACTTGCTGACTTGGTCCGACCGCGGCCAGGCGGTCGGCGACCAATCGGGCGAGGCGCCCAAGGTGTTCCGTTGGGGCGACCGCTACTGGATGGTGACCGACGTGTGGGACGGCCTGGGCGTCTACCGCTCTGACGACATGGAGAGCTGGGAGCGGCAGAAGGAGAACTTGCTCCGTGAGCCCGGCAGCGGCGCCGACGACCGGGTGAAGGGGGGCCACCCCGACGTGGTCGTCAGCGGCGATCGGGCGTACCTGTTCTACTTCACCCACCCCGGCCGCCGCGGCCCCGACGCGGGCGCCGACCAAACCGAGCAGCGCCGCAGTTCGATCCAAGTGGCTGAGTTGCGTTTAGAAAACGGCTGGCTCGCGTGCGACCGCGACGCGCCGACGCGGATCGATCTGCGAGTCGAATGA
- a CDS encoding prepilin-type N-terminal cleavage/methylation domain-containing protein, whose protein sequence is MSRRQRSERGFTLVELLVTISIIGVLVALLIPAVNMARGASRSITCMNNLRQFGVGLQSRAGQHNTFTSGATDWEYDGVVTEVGWVSDLVAQTIPVGQMLCPTNEARVSSSVNQMLELAESDFSGCVDPRGSQPSTLPDGTPVINPCRKILDESLDPLSAERVAVVESLMIERFYNTNYVASWLMVRSRPRLDRGGNPESKNPACVASLKAVESTYGPLSLSVLDTAKVPSNTIPLLADSAVDQLLKADVGEFQAGEGTAGRFTRGPVQTLTLKAPTFDDGKPRNGAGGWWAVWDKTRQDYRGFAPLHRGACNVLMADGGVHTFVDTNGDGYINNGFPASAESGFTDDEEEVSDATLFSKAALGRI, encoded by the coding sequence TTGTCCCGCCGGCAACGGTCCGAGCGAGGGTTCACGCTCGTCGAGCTGCTCGTAACGATCAGCATCATTGGCGTGCTGGTGGCGTTGCTGATCCCGGCCGTGAACATGGCTCGCGGCGCCAGCCGCAGCATCACGTGCATGAACAACTTGCGCCAGTTCGGCGTGGGTCTCCAGTCACGCGCCGGCCAGCACAACACGTTCACCTCGGGGGCCACGGACTGGGAGTACGACGGTGTCGTGACCGAGGTGGGATGGGTTTCCGACCTCGTCGCCCAGACCATCCCGGTGGGCCAGATGCTCTGCCCCACGAACGAAGCGCGGGTTTCGTCTTCGGTGAACCAGATGCTGGAGCTCGCCGAGAGTGACTTCTCGGGCTGCGTCGACCCGCGAGGCTCTCAGCCGAGCACGCTGCCGGACGGCACGCCGGTCATCAACCCCTGCCGCAAGATCCTCGACGAGTCGCTCGACCCGCTCAGCGCGGAGCGGGTCGCGGTGGTCGAGTCGCTGATGATCGAGCGGTTCTACAACACGAACTACGTGGCCAGCTGGCTGATGGTGCGGTCGCGGCCGCGGCTCGACCGCGGCGGCAACCCAGAGAGCAAGAATCCCGCCTGCGTGGCGTCGCTCAAGGCGGTCGAATCGACCTACGGACCGCTGAGCCTCTCGGTGCTCGACACAGCGAAGGTCCCCTCCAACACGATCCCGCTGCTGGCCGACAGCGCGGTTGATCAGCTGCTCAAAGCGGATGTTGGCGAGTTCCAAGCCGGCGAGGGGACGGCGGGGCGGTTCACACGGGGGCCGGTCCAGACTCTGACCCTCAAGGCGCCGACGTTCGACGACGGAAAACCCCGCAACGGCGCGGGCGGGTGGTGGGCCGTGTGGGACAAGACCCGGCAAGACTACCGCGGCTTCGCCCCGCTGCACCGCGGTGCGTGCAACGTGCTGATGGCCGATGGCGGGGTCCACACATTCGTCGACACGAACGGCGACGGTTATATCAACAACGGCTTCCCGGCCAGCGCCGAGAGCGGTTTCACCGACGACGAGGAAGAGGTTAGCGACGCGACGCTCTTCAGCAAAGCAGCGCTCGGCAGGATCTGA